tcgGTAATTCCACGCAAACAAGGCTGATGCTGCCTGGTTCATGGACGTATGTTGCATACCGAGGGTACTGGATCCGGGGTGCCATCAGCCCAAGCGGTATTGCAACATGTCCACGTACATTCGACTATTCTGCGCCGATACAGATGCTTGTTGGATTCCGTGCAAATGATGGACTGCACAGGCTCCAGCCATTGGTATTGGCCGGTTTTCCTTGGGTTGTTCGCGTTATGGTCCCGGCGTGAGTCAGAGCGGCTGAAGAGAGTAGTGATAGTGTCGATCCGCAGATGGCCTAGTTACGGGCATGGTGTGGTCGAGTGGTGTCTCCAAGAGAGGAATATAACTCTACAGTGTAGTTCGAATGGGAATGGGAATTGATGGGATGACGCTGACATGATGCCTTGTGTTGATGTTGCATCATCTGCCGGTCATGGGTCTTTATGGGATGTCGGCGGTGTTTTTCGTTGCATCCTTgtcatcgacatcaacagcCGACGTGTACTGCTGAGGTAAAGCTTTCCCAAATACCGATTCTATCCAGGTAATTTCTTACCCCGTGCCCGGAATCCTAATGTGGGATCCCTTGATGCAGGATTTTGCCATGCCGGTGACTTGCTTGTTGAAGCTGTCCAGTCAAACGAAGGAGCTCTGTTTCAAATGCAACGTACGAAGGTTTCAAATAGTGAAGCAGAAGAGTCAATGGCCATGGAAACTGGCGGCTCACGCTCCGTGACAATAAATGGCGAGCATGAGAACCTCGCCATGCGGATAATGGCACTGGGGCTCCTAGTTGAAGGTGCAGTACTGGGACCTCCCTGTCCCGAGTCCCGAGTCTCGCTTGCGGGGTGTTCAGGCGTCCTGCTGTCTGGCTCCCACAGGGGCACTCACTCCCGCCCATACCCCCAAAACCGACCACTCACACGCCAGTATTTCCGTACCGCAGCACTTTGACCCTCGAAATTTTACAATCTTATCAGCAGCTATGATATcgcaacttttttttttaaccgCCCACCATCCACCGCCTCGCACGACACAGCGACAGCGCCTCCGCGTCGTCAAACTCGCCAATTTCCTTACCCAGAAAGGCCCGGATTGAGGACGGTAGGACACACCCACAAATTCCTAATCACATATCGGCACACAAATCGCCACCATGCCCAAGTCAAAACGAGCCAAAGTCTTCCACCTGACCCAAGTCACCAAGAAGACCCGCGAGCAAAAGGACAAACTGTTCCAGAACATCCGCGATGCCGTGCCCGAGTACCAGCACTGCTTCGTATTCAGCGTCGACAACATGCGCAATAGCTACCTGAAAAACGTGCGCCACGAGTTGAACGACAGCAGGTAATTTGCCGCCCCCCTCTTCCAAATTCACCAGTTCCTCCCGCTGACACACGCCAGACTCTTCTTCGGCAAGACCAAActcatggccaaggcccttggCCAGTCTCCCTCTGAAGCCATCGCCCCCGGCATCGAAGACCTAACCCAGTACCTCAGCGGCACCGTCGGCCTGCTCCTGACCAACCGCCCCACCGAGTCCATCCTCGAGTACTTCAACAACTTCGCACCCGTGGACTTTGCCCGCGCGGGCGTCGCCTCTCCGCGAGACTTCACCATCCCCGCAGGCGTCGTGTACGCCACGGCGGGAGAAGTCCCCGTCGAGCACGACGTGCCCCTCGAGCACACCATCGAGCCGGAGCTGCGCAAGCTCAACGTGCCGACGCGCATGGTCAAGGGCAGAGTGGTGCTGGGCGATGAGAGCGGCCAAGGCGAGGGCTACGTGGTCTGCAAAGAGGGGGATGTGCTGGACTCGAGACAAACGAGGCTCCTGAAGTTGTTTGGGGTGTGCGTCTCCGAGTTCAAGGTCAAGATTCTGGCGTACGTCCCCACCGGTACCGTTGTAGCTGTAAATGGAATGATAACACTGTTGCTgacttttcttcttcctccaccTAGGTACTGGAGCTCGGCGAGCGGAGAGGTCACGGAAGTTGATCCGTCAGCCATGGAGGGTGTGGGCGAAAATtaacgacgacgagggaacagaaaaagaaactacGGACGAGGTACTTTGAGATGAAGATCATTGACATTTGAAAGTCTGCAGTCACGACTGATACCGGGTGGATTATTCAACGGACCTGGCGTTTAATGGGTTTTTTGCTTGGTTAAGATGGGGTTCATATGCATTTAGAGACCCTGGTGACTCCCAATAAAAACAGTACTACATGACAACTATCCTCACAAGCGCACCTTTTTCTCTCCCTGTACAAGAGCTtggcttctttttttgtgcgACAAGTCAGTAGGCAAGTATGTCCTCGCAAGACCTGCGCCAGAGACGGTTTGATgcgaaaagaaaaaagtccCCTTCACCAAATTTCGGTCAGTAGTCAGATGCGCCTTACCTCTGACCTTACCTAGTTGTAATGATAGCAATAATACCAGTAGCCTCTCCATGCTACACGCTAATTTTTGTTTCTAACCTACCAGTACAAACAGAAATACAAAGTAAGAAGTTTACCTTTCCATCAATATTCCATTACCTTGTGCTTCCTCTGGAGTTGGGCATGTCGGCTTCGGCAACATACACGGGGTGTGGTTCCTGCGCTTGCAAAGAATGCGTCTCACGACTGCTAGAAGAGTTATGGGAGTACAGGTCATGGCACAGACCGTCGCATACCTCAAGAACTTCGAGTGATACCCACCATATGGAGGAGGGGATGCTTAATAGCGTCGCAGTTTTCGCGGATCTTCGTAACCACCTCCGTCGTATCCTCGTTTCCGATTATCATCGTCGCGCGGCGGCCTGTCGTAGTCCCGACCTCCTCGGTCCCTGTCCCTGTCCCTgtcgcggtcgcggtcgcggtcgcCCCGATCACGATCACGGTCACGGTCTCTATCTCTGTCCCGAAACCCACCCTCTCTGCGCCCAATTGGTTCCATATTGCCGCCAGTGCGACGGCCGCCATCACGGTAACCACCGCCAGGTCTATCGTCAAAAGATCGTCCACCCCTGGAATCATGcccgccgccaaagccacGGTCACCATTTCTGCGATCGCCTCCGGGGCCGGAAGGAGCTCCGCTTGGCGCACCGAAGCCATTCCTATCTCCACGAGGCCCATCGCCTCTGAATCCtccaccacggccaccgAACCCGCCACGgaagccgcctcggccgcgtcCTCCTTCGAATCCTTTAAAGCCCCCACGAAAACCAccgccgaagccgccggcAGGGCCACCTCCAGGACGAGCAGGGGTCGACTTGGTGTAACCACGTCcaccgaggccgccgcctaATCTACGGGGCTTCCATCCCTTGACGGTTCGGCCTCTTTCGACATCTACTTTAATGCGTCTGTCTTTGATGCGAATGCCATCACAGGAGTCCAGGGCAGCTACATTGTACATGCGCCACCAAGGCGCAGGTGTTAGCAACTCTTACCAGAATAAACACCGATTGTTGCAACCAGGTCTGAGGGACGAAAGAGAacaggaggagaagggaCTGAGACCAGGCAAGCTTGAGGGCCATTTTGTGTGTGTCTCGATGTGTCTTCACAGAGAGTAGGCAAGCTTGAGGGCCGCATCTCCAAGATATACATCCAGGGAAGGtcgtgtttttttttggaaagGCCATCAACGGGGTATACACGGGAAATAGTTACCTCTCATGTCCTTTTCTCTTTCAAACACTACGAAAGCATATCCACGGTgagcctttttcttcttgttgggCTTTTCATGCGCGTGGGTATCAGTGATGATGCGGATCTACGTTTCAATTAGCATCCTCTTTGTGTTTTGCAACAGATTGTGGCTGACGAACGCGCTCAATTGGACCGAACCGGCCAAACTCCCTCTCCAAGTCTCGTTCGTCGGCGTCGTAGCTGAGCCGCGCAACGATCAGAGTCTTGAATGCATCGCCTCGAATATTCGGGTCTTCGTTTGGGGCGtctgctttcaatgttagcaCCGAGTATTATCAATGCAAGGAACATGACACGAATGACGAACAGTTCTTCGGCCCTTCGGTGAGTAGCTTCTCGAcagcttccttcttctcgtgCTTCTTTCTGTCCTTCGCCTCGAGCCAACTCTCCGTGGGGTTGTACACATCCGTCTCCTTGTACTCCTGAAGCTGAGGCAATAACGCAGCAACGCCATGAATGGGCGCGGTCTTGCGCTTTTCAGGGGCATAATCTGGCGGCTCTACCCATCGCAAAGGTGGACGTGGCGCGAACAGAGCCAACAGATTCGGCGGAAGCTTGTCAGTCATGATGCCGGGCTCAGGCGGTACAACTCGCGTAAAAATCCAAAAGCACAATTGACAGCCGAAATGCGACGGTCACCCAGCCCGTAGTTGGGGGTAATTGCTGCCGGGAGCGTTGCAAAATCTGATGACCACAAGTGGCTGCTATGAATGCGATGCGAAAGCTCTTGGAAATTGTGAGGCCCCGTCTGGGGAGAGGATGCCTCGCAGAGTTTTGCCGGTGCTGGCCCGGACCACGCTAAGCCCACTTTGGCGACCCCCAGCGTGAGCATTGAATTTTTGAGTGAGTCTCGAGTACCTTCCCTTTGGCACGCCAAACGGACCATGAGGATATTGCCTGTGGCCACAGCAAGATGACAGTAAAGGCATTGCGCGCCGTTGCGAGCGGCAAGGTATGACAAATACGCTTTGCCTCGAATCTAATTGCCTTTTCAATTGATTCTGACGGATAGCAGAATGGCGTCGGGTCATTCATTCTTCAATGCAAGAAGATGGACTTTCATTATTGCGATTGGGCTGGAAGCTCAAAGGGCATGAAGTAGGTTTCTCCGATGGATTCGATCATAGAGTGAATCAAACGTGCTTACGAGATCTGTGCAGCGGTTTCATTAAGTCCCTCCTCCCTAAATTCGCAGCTGCAAACCCCCAAGTCGAATTCGCCGTCTCCCCCCGACCCGGTAAACACCCCGTCATCATCGGACACTACATCAACGGACGCACAAAACCTATTTGCGTACGAAACCTATCGCCGTACGAGATTCTACAGAAAGTAGAGCTGCTACGAGATGCAAGCGGCGAGAAGCTGAAGAGAACGAACAAGGCTGTCACAAGTACCAACCCCAGTGTCAGAGGAATTTGGTCACCATACCACGGAAAGGGAATGGTTGTATGAGACTTCATGAGCTTTAGAGGATTcaagaaagaaaggcaaCTGGAAAGGAAACTTTCTATGTATTTATTACTTGTATTAAAGATGGGCAAACATCGTGATTTCAGCATCGAGCGGCTTGGATACTTTGGACTTTGAACGGTTGGTCAAGTTTGATCACGAGAAGGAAAATTGACAAAAAACTACGATACGTCTGTAAAGTCTACATTCACCGTCATCACTGTATCATCAAGAAACGAAATGTAGGAACGTCTACAAAGTGCCTTATTCAGACTATAATTTTGTGAGGGGCGCTGCGAGACCCTCGGCTAGAGTTTTGTTGCTTTGCGCACGCTTCACTGCCTCTTGCAGTTGATAATGTCGATGACTATGAGACGGGTTAGAATAATATCAAAGTGAAAGATCAAGACAGGGTGCCAAAACGTACAGGCAGGTTTGAGTGAAGCACCACCAACCAAGAAACCATCAATATCAGGCTGCTTGCCCAGCTCAGCGCAGTTCTTCTCATTGACGCTGCCGCCATAGAGAATGCGAGTCTCCTCAGCCACCTTGTCACTGACATTCTTGAGCCAGTCACGAATGGCCTTGTGCACTGCCTGAGCCTGCTCAGTGGTAGCAACCTTGCCAGTGCCAATAGCCCAAATAGGCTCGTAGGCAATGACAATCTTGGACCAGTCGTTGATCTGAGCCTTGAGAGCCTCGAGCTGCTTGCTCACAACCTCAATGGTCTTGCCAGCCTCACGCTCCTCGAGGCTCTCACCGCAGCACCagatgacgccgacgccgttCTCGGTGGCGTACTTGGTCTTGGAAGCGACCACCTCGTCAGACTCCTTGAGAATGGTGCGGCGTTCAGAATGGCCCAGGATGACCCAGTTGATCTTGCTGTCCTTGAGCTGGGAGACAGATATTTCGCCGGTGAAGGCACCGCAGGGCTTGTCGAAGACGTTTTGAGCGGCAACCTCGATGCCAGAGCGGATGCTGTCACGGACGAGCTGGAGATATAGGGCAGGAGGAGAAACAACGACCTCTGTTTGCTAGTTAGCATGAAATGCTCCGTTGTTTCGGGGGTGGATGGCTTGCCCGGATGACGTACCGACTTCAGCATCGAGAGTGGCCTCGTTCAGGTTcttgacaatctccttgaTGGACGAGACAGTCCCGTTCCTGGCACATGACTGTCAGCAATCGCTTCTTGCTGTTCTGTTCCAGCGGCCGAATTATCCCATAGTTGACCTGCGGTGTTTTGCGAGCTCCCAACGCATGTAGACGCGGGGCATGGAGGGGCAATGCCGCATCGGCTGTTTGACACGGACTCACATCTTGAAGTTGCCGCCGACAAAGAACTTGCGAGCCATTTTGAATTAGTGTGGAGGAAAATGCTGAAGGGGGGCTGGTACGAGAGGAATCAAGGGCTCAAGAAGGAATTGTGTACAAGAGTATGGTCTAGGATTGAGTTACGTTTGGGAGTACGGAGTCCCAACGGTCCAGAAAAGTTGCGCACATGCAGCCCACCTCGCACCTTGAGCGCTAAAATCATGTGCGGTGCCCGCCCAAAGGCCATGTGCAAGGTCAGGACTCAGGAGGGGCAGCAATCGTCAATGATCTTtcctcaacattgaacctccGTTCTCCTGCACCCCTACTCGAACCGTTTACTCGAAATGGGCCAGCTTTCGTCATCCAATTATATTTCGAACGCGTATATTGACAGTCTTGTGTATAGCCAGGCACTAACGAGCAGCTCAAAACATTCTGCAAGCGAAAACCACCACCAATTCAATTAATTATCACTCATCAGTGTCATCACCAACATCACGCACTTTGACCTCTCGTCACCAACTACGACCGGCCATATGGAGGAAACTTGTCGTATGAACCATCACACGCTTCGGTTCTAAAGTAGCCACCGTTCTGGCCAGTCAATTCTGTGCCATTTGGGGCCATGATCCTGACCGACATGGCTGTGTTTCCGCCCTTGTCACCCCATGCAACTCTAATGGGGTAATACGTTCCCTGCTCCAGGTGCCTTGTCGTACGTGTCTCGTCACCGGGAGGCGGAATATAGGTCCTCTCAATATCTGCGTTTGCACGAGTCCAACCACGGAAAGCGTTTTCGCCTAGCCAGACCAGAACAATATCATCTGCTTGCCCAAAGAGGAATGTGTAGTTGCCTGTCTCTGGGGCGAGGAGAAATCCCTGATGTATCACAGAAGCAAGGTTGATGTCTATGGCCTGCCCGTAGAGATCCTCTGGGTTGTCAATGAGCAGCGTGTTTGTCCGACCGCCGTGCTCTGGCCTTTGAGATTTGAATACGGTCGGGTCATACTCTGTAAAAGGGGGTGATTTGACGCTGTTCCAGGATAAAGGACCGCGCCACTCTGCCCAGTCAAAGCCGGGTTGTCCGCAAGTAGGCGGTTTTGGCATGCAGTGGTCGTTGCTGCAGATCATGTCCTTGTGGCATTCTGAATCAGCACGGCATTGCCGACAGTCGCCGTCTCTGCAAACTAGGCCCGACCTGCAATCCGAATTCTTGGTACATTTTGGCGGTAGAGCGACGTGTGCAAGACATTTGCCGTCGGTACACTGAAGATGTGGTCGAAAATCACAGTTTCTGTTTGATTTGCAAGGTGTACACTTGTTGTATTCGCAAATTTGACCGTTACACTCACGATGATTGTGACAGACCTTTGGATTGCATGCATGGTCTTTGCAGACGTCATTTATATCGCAATCGTCGTCTTTGGAACACCTGCACTTGTCCTTGCACTGCTTGTTGACCGTGCTTCGGGTATCTTTGGCGCATTTTCCAAGGCTTTCGATATACTGGAGCGTGTGAGTGATGTGGTTATTTGGTGGAAGTATAACTGCCTTGCGTATACCTTTCTGAAGTTTTTGCAAAGGCGACCTTTGAGATCACTCGCGGCGATCTCGCTCTCACAATACTCATCACACAGTTTCTCACGAAGTGTTAGCCAGGTACTAAGTCGATGCATTGTGATGTACCATACCTCAATGCTTGCAGGGAATTCTGTTACGTCGCAAGCTGTTCGAAGCGACTTGCGAATATCTCCCAGTAAGGGCGATTTGTGCCGCGGCAGTAGGGATTCTAGATTGGAATCCTGGGCCAGGATAACCTGAAATGCCGAGACGACAAGATAACCAGTTGAAAGCAAGCGTCGATGCATTTTATGAATAATCATTTgacttttctctctcttcttttggGATCGATTGTCAAGGGAAGATGGCTTGAATTGAGGGCAAGTCAAATGGCTAGGAACTCAACTGGTTTTAAACATCGATATCTATGTACCTGTCTATTATCTTGTAGTACCAAATGTTACGGAAGCGTTCAACTGATCGACAGTAATTGCCGAGTTGCGTGTGTCTGATCTCGGGTGATCGCTTGCAGGATCTCGCCAAGTGCGACCATGGACACATTACCGAAATAAATATCGTGCTACGGAAGAAAGGATTGGTCGTGGGCAAGGTGAATCTAGAGGGGCCTATTGCTCGATGTCGGCTCAACTGAAGCAATATCAAGTATTGTCGTAGCACAAAATCTCAGACAACATTATTCGGGACGTTGTAGCACAAGCCGCATTTTTTGGCGATACATCATGAGCCGAGCCGTGTCTTGGTCTTTCAGGAATCTTATGCCTCGTACTTTTCTCAAAAGTATTATCACGACGTGCCAGATGTCTTTCTTCGGATGGATCTAAACGATATTCATAGCAGAGGTTCGAAGCAAGTTTGACGGCACCGAGCTACTCACATCATCAACATAACAAAACTTTGTCTATCAAGCAAGCATCACAAGCACTCGGCTTTGCCCCGGTGGAAAAATGGAGACGTTGCCGAAGCGAAGTCGTACTCACTTAGAGCTACAAAGTCCTTATGCACAAAGATATTTGAGAGCTCGCTTATGCGATTGATTGCTACTGCCCTGCCGGACATAAAGAAAGATTTTGTTCCATGGTTCTAGTCTCTATTGTTGGTATTCACTGGGAATTTTCTTTTGTCATGCGAGCAGCGAGCTGAAACAACAGTGATTCAGAAGCCGGCTGTTTGTTTGCCGGACAAGGGAAACAACATTTATTTGAGAAATACGCGGAGAGAGAAACTGTAACGtgaataaataaaaagatttttttaaaaaaaaaaaagatcaaaaaaagaaatggGGATAAACCACTCCGACCACGCCAGGAGTCGAACCTGGAATCTCTAGAGAGCTCGGTGACTCGCTTTAACCGAAATCTAGCGCCTTAGCCATTAGGCCACGCGGCCGATATGAAACAACGTTCTTATTCTAAATTATAAAGCTGTAATAAATTACGGTCGCCTCGTATGAATCGCACGTGTTGCCAGAAGCTGCATTTCCGTGGGATTGTTTGACTATAAAATGAGATGCCCAGAACGAGAACAATGACTAGTTCTATTTGGTGCTTTTACTGGCTGTCTTCACAAGGCCTGGTGGAGGTCGAGCCACTTAACACGTCTGACTGCATTCAAGATTTTGTTCCCCTGAGATGTAGAAAATAAGTTTTGGTCGATACCAGTTCTTTTAACAACCCATAAGGGATAAAACCTTTCCTTGAGTCTCGAGGGCGACTGAAATATGAGGAGCAATGGTCTGGCTGTGGTGCAGGTGCATTAAAATATAGCCGATAATCTTTCCCagttattttaaatatttcAAAACGCATTTAATGTTATTCTTCTTGCTTTTCTAAACAGCTAATCATTCAGTGCGACTAATAAGAAGCATTTCCAGGTCAAAGGGTCCGGTAAATACAAGGTCTGGTGGTAATAGTTCTTGCCAGCTGCCAAGCGTTTATAACTGTCAGCTGTTGCTTTGGCAGCTGCCACACACTCGCTAATGTAACCAGGTGCCTAGTTTCTGAGGAATTGTCTGTTCCTATAGATCTTTCTGTTTCCCCTCCTCTCGTTACAATATTTTCCTGGACTGCCTTGCTCTTGATCATTCAAATACAACTCTTCCACTGTCTATAAGCCTTTGGCGTTAGTTCGAGCATCAGCATTAGAAATCAGGCGCCTCCTTCATCGAGAACGAATCGTCCGCTCGTACTTTACCTTGTGAGCTGTCTGGTCCATTGTTTGGAAAGGAGTGTTTCAACTAactaagtacctaggcagGCAAGCTGTCTGTCATCGAGGTTACCATGGAAGTTCCACCAGCGGCGATTTCGCCAGAAAAAACAcgtggacaagaagacgatAGCCTTTCAAAGATATGCGAGGAAATGAAAACCTGGCTTTCCGGTTCGCCGGCCGTGAAGTGTGTCGAATCCGCTGATGAAGACACGAAAATAAAGTCGTCGAAACCGGCCACCGCTGTCTCCAGCAAAGCTAGCTCGTCAATCCTGGTCTTGCCCAAAGCGGCCTCTGACGCAAATGCAGAGTCTGAGAGCGTTACAAGCGCAGATATGCGTAAACTTGAAGCAGCTACTATCCTGTCAAATGGCCCTTCAAATCTACCAGCTGAAACTGAGAAAGCGATGAGCCAGCTTGGTACCAGAGGCCTAACAGCTCAGGATGATTGTGGCACACCAGTTGGAGAGCAGCATGAAAAGATCAAATCCATTGGGTCATCGAAATCAACCCCTCATGCCTCTACTTTGCTTTCAGACACTCCACTTCCTGCACCATTACACATCATTCAGGCTGCCACAGCTGTTGAGCCTGGAGAAGATGTGAAGAGAAGGCTTAGTTGGAGCGTTAGCAACGTTTCTCCTACAGAAGGGGGGCATGAAGAGGGTTCGTCCTCGCTCAGCTCCGTTGTCGATCAAGAAGCCGACAGCCATATCGTGCATCTTTCTTCTGTACCCAATGCCCAGGAAAAGATTGCGCATGAATACAACGGTATCATTCTGTATGATTCAACAGCGGAAGGCTCCAATTGTCTGATAGGAGCCTGGCTCACCAAATTCCGGGGATTGCCTTCTGTAACCGTTCCTTACGAAAATCTTTGTAACGAATCCTTTGTCCAATGCGTTATTGACACGGAGAATGGAGAGTTTCTTGCTCCCATTCCACAACCAGAAACTGTTCGAGACATGGTGGACGGTCCCTGCGAAGGTTATAATGATATCGGCTGGCGACAAGTGAACATGACATCGAATCTTTACATAAGTCAGGAGATCAAGAGCCGAGAAAATACTGCAAGGACATTGCGCATGACTTTGGAGCAGCTCGATCACAAGCCAGAACCGATAGTCGGAACTGAGGAAGAGCATTGGCCAAAAGCAAAGTGTGTTATCCGACCAGCTGCACCACAAGACTTTGCCCAAATTGCAAAAATCATCAATGCTGAAGCAGCAAATACATGCAATGCCCAAATCTTCCAAGACAAACTGGCAAtggttgatgatgtctgCAAGATATTCGATGCTTGCGTCGCTGAGAGTAGACCATTCATCGTTGC
The DNA window shown above is from Metarhizium brunneum chromosome 1, complete sequence and carries:
- the MRPL51 gene encoding mitochondrial 54S ribosomal protein mL43; protein product: MTVKALRAVASGKNGVGSFILQCKKMDFHYCDWAGSSKGMNGFIKSLLPKFAAANPQVEFAVSPRPGKHPVIIGHYINGRTKPICVRNLSPYEILQKVELLRDASGEKLKRTNKAVTSTNPSVRGIWSPYHGKGMVV
- the mrt4 gene encoding Ribosome assembly factor, whose amino-acid sequence is MPKSKRAKVFHLTQVTKKTREQKDKLFQNIRDAVPEYQHCFVFSVDNMRNSYLKNVRHELNDSRLFFGKTKLMAKALGQSPSEAIAPGIEDLTQYLSGTVGLLLTNRPTESILEYFNNFAPVDFARAGVASPRDFTIPAGVVYATAGEVPVEHDVPLEHTIEPELRKLNVPTRMVKGRVVLGDESGQGEGYVVCKEGDVLDSRQTRLLKLFGVCVSEFKVKILAYVPTGTVVAVNGMITLLLTFLLPPPRYWSSASGEVTEVDPSAMEGVGEN
- the tpi-1 gene encoding Triosephosphate isomerase, which codes for MARKFFVGGNFKMNGTVSSIKEIVKNLNEATLDAEVEVVVSPPALYLQLVRDSIRSGIEVAAQNVFDKPCGAFTGEISVSQLKDSKINWVILGHSERRTILKESDEVVASKTKYATENGVGVIWCCGESLEEREAGKTIEVVSKQLEALKAQINDWSKIVIAYEPIWAIGTGKVATTEQAQAVHKAIRDWLKNVSDKVAEETRILYGGSVNEKNCAELGKQPDIDGFLVGGASLKPAFIDIINCKRQ
- the usp101 gene encoding U1 small nuclear ribonucleoprotein codes for the protein MTDKLPPNLLALFAPRPPLRWVEPPDYAPEKRKTAPIHGVAALLPQLQEYKETDVYNPTESWLEAKDRKKHEKKEAVEKLLTEGPKNYAPNEDPNIRGDAFKTLIVARLSYDADERDLEREFGRFGPIERIRIITDTHAHEKPNKKKKAHRGYAFVVFEREKDMRAALDSCDGIRIKDRRIKVDVERGRTVKGWKPRRLGGGLGGRGYTKSTPARPGGGPAGGFGGGFRGGFKGFEGGRGRGGFRGGFGGRGGGFRGDGPRGDRNGFGAPSGAPSGPGGDRRNGDRGFGGGHDSRGGRSFDDRPGGGYRDGGRRTGGNMEPIGRREGGFRDRDRDRDRDRDRGDRDRDRDRDRDRDRGGRDYDRPPRDDDNRKRGYDGGGYEDPRKLRRY